One part of the Halobellus ruber genome encodes these proteins:
- a CDS encoding sulfurtransferase: MTDNDYAKDVLVSADWVEERLDEFESDDPAHRLVEVDTDTEAYDESHAPGAIGFNWETQLQDQTTRDILTQEDFEDLLGSHGISEDSTVVLYGDNSNWFAAYTYWQFKYYGHDDVRLLDGGREYWIENDYPTTDEVPEFPAQTYTAKGPYEDIRAYRDDVEKAIDRDLPLVDVRSPEEFSGEILAPPGLQETAQRGGHIPGAQNVSWAAVTNDDGTFKSREELEELYAEHGIDGDTTVVAYCRIGERSSVAWFALHELLGYDSAINYDGSWTEWGNLVGAPIEKGSGAD, translated from the coding sequence ATGACAGACAACGACTACGCGAAGGACGTCCTCGTCTCCGCCGACTGGGTCGAGGAGCGTCTCGACGAGTTCGAAAGCGACGACCCCGCCCACCGGCTGGTGGAGGTCGACACCGACACCGAAGCGTACGACGAGAGCCACGCGCCCGGCGCGATCGGGTTCAACTGGGAGACGCAGCTCCAAGACCAGACCACCCGGGACATCCTGACGCAGGAGGACTTCGAGGATCTGCTGGGCAGCCACGGCATCTCAGAGGACTCCACGGTGGTCCTGTACGGCGACAACTCCAACTGGTTCGCCGCCTACACCTACTGGCAGTTCAAGTACTACGGCCACGACGACGTCCGACTCCTCGACGGCGGCCGCGAGTACTGGATCGAGAACGACTACCCGACCACCGACGAGGTGCCGGAGTTCCCCGCGCAGACCTACACCGCGAAGGGTCCCTACGAGGACATCCGTGCGTACCGCGACGACGTCGAGAAGGCGATCGACCGCGACCTCCCGCTCGTGGACGTCCGCTCGCCCGAGGAGTTCTCCGGCGAGATCCTCGCGCCGCCGGGACTGCAGGAGACCGCCCAGCGCGGCGGCCACATCCCCGGCGCCCAGAACGTCTCGTGGGCCGCGGTCACGAACGACGACGGGACGTTCAAGTCCCGCGAGGAACTCGAGGAGCTCTACGCCGAGCACGGCATCGACGGCGACACCACAGTCGTCGCGTACTGCCGGATCGGCGAGCGGTCCTCCGTGGCCTGGTTCGCGCTCCACGAACTCCTGGGCTACGACTCGGCGATCAACTACGACGGCTCCTGGACCGAGTGGGGCAACCTGGTCGGCGCGCCGATCGAAAAGGGCAGCGGCGCAGACTGA
- a CDS encoding stage II sporulation protein M, whose amino-acid sequence MNPSTALRTGARLLRDRPASVLPVYLLASGLYGIARTPLVVAGVAAVWLLAAGGRLEPFLDRLRTVGDGSVAPGTDGSLPPELGNAVAGILTPGVLLLVAAGVLSAAVLAVLAAAVGNAAAVGGLFGLLRGDDGVRAAVAGVRRHWRAFVGVRLLLLAAVLAVLTPLFGLVAAVIGATASAGELTAAGVLGVLAAVLGGLVTLLVVLLVLVLFAFADQAVVIDDVGAVAAVKRSVRLPLRRPKAVLGYVAVAIGAVILSGVVGSLGATAGAPRATALVGTVLVPPVVDGFKTALYAGTELPAAPSSPSLGTRLRTAFGGGLRAVGAFVRDHPIANLASLACFAAGGAAGWVAAGSTGVNLPVGGDVGGIFGALPLGTFLNLAINNWLVAVDLAYSGIAAGVPAVVTLAFNGLIVGAVGGVVDPVAFLALVAPHGVIEIPALVIGGAAGLSLGGVGVGALRGRYDDGDVAAAIRRTYRVLLGLVPLFVVAAAIEAFLTPAIARVVLGG is encoded by the coding sequence GTGAACCCCTCCACCGCCCTCCGGACGGGCGCCCGATTACTCCGTGACCGGCCGGCGTCGGTCCTACCCGTGTACCTCCTCGCGAGCGGCCTCTACGGGATCGCACGCACACCGCTCGTCGTCGCCGGCGTCGCCGCGGTCTGGCTCCTCGCAGCGGGCGGCCGGCTGGAGCCGTTCCTCGACCGGCTCCGCACGGTGGGGGACGGGTCGGTCGCTCCCGGCACCGACGGGTCGCTCCCGCCGGAACTCGGCAACGCCGTCGCGGGAATCCTGACACCCGGCGTCCTGCTCTTAGTCGCCGCGGGCGTCCTGTCGGCGGCCGTCCTCGCGGTCCTCGCCGCCGCCGTCGGGAACGCCGCGGCCGTCGGCGGGCTGTTCGGGCTGCTCCGTGGCGACGACGGGGTCCGCGCGGCCGTCGCCGGCGTCCGGCGACACTGGCGGGCCTTCGTCGGCGTTCGGCTCCTCCTGCTCGCCGCCGTCCTCGCGGTCCTCACGCCGCTTTTCGGCCTCGTTGCCGCCGTGATCGGGGCCACAGCCAGTGCCGGTGAGTTGACCGCGGCCGGCGTGCTCGGGGTTCTGGCCGCCGTCCTCGGTGGCCTCGTCACGCTTCTGGTCGTCCTGCTGGTGCTCGTGCTGTTCGCGTTCGCCGACCAGGCGGTCGTGATCGACGACGTCGGCGCGGTCGCGGCGGTGAAACGCAGCGTCCGGCTCCCGCTCCGCCGCCCGAAAGCCGTGCTGGGCTACGTCGCCGTCGCGATCGGGGCGGTCATCCTTTCGGGCGTCGTCGGGAGCCTCGGCGCGACCGCCGGCGCGCCCCGCGCGACTGCGCTGGTCGGGACAGTACTCGTGCCGCCGGTTGTCGACGGGTTCAAAACCGCGTTGTACGCCGGGACGGAACTCCCCGCGGCGCCGAGCAGTCCGTCGCTCGGGACGCGGCTCCGGACGGCGTTCGGCGGCGGCCTCCGCGCGGTCGGCGCGTTCGTGCGCGACCACCCGATCGCGAACCTCGCCTCCCTCGCCTGTTTCGCCGCCGGCGGCGCGGCCGGGTGGGTCGCGGCGGGATCGACCGGGGTGAACCTCCCGGTCGGCGGCGACGTGGGCGGGATCTTCGGTGCGCTCCCGCTCGGCACCTTCCTGAACCTCGCGATCAACAACTGGCTGGTCGCGGTCGACCTGGCGTACAGCGGGATCGCCGCGGGCGTGCCGGCGGTGGTGACGCTCGCGTTCAACGGGCTGATCGTCGGCGCCGTCGGCGGCGTCGTCGACCCCGTCGCGTTCCTGGCGCTGGTCGCCCCCCACGGCGTGATCGAGATCCCGGCGCTCGTGATCGGCGGCGCGGCCGGCCTCTCGCTGGGTGGCGTCGGGGTCGGCGCCCTCCGCGGCCGCTACGACGACGGCGACGTGGCCGCGGCGATCCGGCGTACCTACCGGGTGCTGCTGGGGCTCGTGCCGCTGTTCGTCGTCGCGGCCGCGATCGAGGCGTTTCTGACGCCAGCGATCGCGAGGGTCGTGCTCGGCGGGTAG